From the genome of Etheostoma spectabile isolate EspeVRDwgs_2016 chromosome 10, UIUC_Espe_1.0, whole genome shotgun sequence, one region includes:
- the lman2 gene encoding vesicular integral-membrane protein VIP36 isoform X2, with product MVNFKGFLSTTLVFLISELCLVCCDMTDGNTEHLKRENSLMKPYQGVGSSPSSQWDFSGSTLVTSSYVRLTPDERSKQGSIWNTVPCYLKDWEMHVHFKVHGSGKKNLHGDGIAVWYTKDKLHQGPVFSNSALFHGLAVFIDTYSNDDATDRSFPYISAMVNNGSVSYDHGKDGRASELGGCSAEIRNREHDTYLAIRYSKGRLTVMVDVEDKNEWKECIDIGGVRLPTGYFFGASAATGDLSDNHDIISMKLYQLMVEHTPEEENQDWTKIEPSVSLLKSPKDNIDDPTGNFRGTPLTGWKVFLLLLCALLGIVVCGVVGAVVFQKRQERNKRFY from the exons ATGGTGAACTTTAAAGGATTTCTGAGCACAACACTGGTGTTTCTGATATCCGAGCTGTGTCTGGTGTGCTGTGACATGACGGACGGAAACACAGAACATCTGAAGCGGGAGAACTCGCTAATGAAGCCCTACCAAG GTGTTGGCAGCAGCCCTAGCAGTCAGTGGGACTTCTCGGGAAGCACGTTGGTGACGAGCTCATACGTCCGACTCACTCCGGATGAGAGAAGCAAGCAGGGATCCATCTGGAATActgtg CCGTGTTACCTGAAGGACTGGGAGATGCATGTGCACTTTAAAGTTCATGGGTCGGGAAAGAAGAATCTCCACGGCGACGGCATCGCTGTCTGGTACACAAAGGACAAACTGCATCAAG GGCCTGTGTTTTCCAACAGTGCTCTCTTCCACGGGCTGGCCGTTTTTATAGATACTTACTCTAACGATGATGCAACAGAT CGCTCCTTCCCGTACATTTCGGCCATGGTGAACAACGGCTCAGTGAGTTACGACCACGGCAAAGATGGCCGCGCGTCGGAGCTGGGAGGCTGCTCGGCGGAGATCAGGAACCGGGAGCACGACACGTACCTCGCCATTCGCTACTCCAAAGGAAGACTCACT GTGATGGTTGATGTGGAGGACAAGAATGAATGGAAGGAGTGCATAGACATCGGAGGTGTTCGTCTTCCTACCGGATATTTCTTTGGTGCCTCAGCAGCTACAGGAGATCTGTCTG ACAACCATGACATCATCTCTATGAAGCTCTACCAGCTGATGGTAGAGCACACCCCCGAGGAGGAGAACCAGGACTGGACAAAGATCGAGCCCAGCGTCAGCCTCCTTAAATCCCCTAAAG ACAACATCGACGACCCTACTGGAAACTTCCGAGGCACTCCCCTCACTGGCTGGAAGGTCTTCCTGCTTCTGCTGTGCGCTCTGCTGGGAATCGTGGTGTGCGGCGTGGTGGGAGCTGTAGTTTTCCAGAAGCGACAGGAGAGGAACAAGAGGTTTTactga
- the lman2 gene encoding vesicular integral-membrane protein VIP36 isoform X1, whose amino-acid sequence MVNFKGFLSTTLVFLISELCLVCCDMTDGNTEHLKRENSLMKPYQGVGSSPSSQWDFSGSTLVTSSYVRLTPDERSKQGSIWNTVPCYLKDWEMHVHFKVHGSGKKNLHGDGIAVWYTKDKLHQGPVFGNQDQFLGLAIFVDSFRNDLHGMDRSFPYISAMVNNGSVSYDHGKDGRASELGGCSAEIRNREHDTYLAIRYSKGRLTVMVDVEDKNEWKECIDIGGVRLPTGYFFGASAATGDLSDNHDIISMKLYQLMVEHTPEEENQDWTKIEPSVSLLKSPKDNIDDPTGNFRGTPLTGWKVFLLLLCALLGIVVCGVVGAVVFQKRQERNKRFY is encoded by the exons ATGGTGAACTTTAAAGGATTTCTGAGCACAACACTGGTGTTTCTGATATCCGAGCTGTGTCTGGTGTGCTGTGACATGACGGACGGAAACACAGAACATCTGAAGCGGGAGAACTCGCTAATGAAGCCCTACCAAG GTGTTGGCAGCAGCCCTAGCAGTCAGTGGGACTTCTCGGGAAGCACGTTGGTGACGAGCTCATACGTCCGACTCACTCCGGATGAGAGAAGCAAGCAGGGATCCATCTGGAATActgtg CCGTGTTACCTGAAGGACTGGGAGATGCATGTGCACTTTAAAGTTCATGGGTCGGGAAAGAAGAATCTCCACGGCGACGGCATCGCTGTCTGGTACACAAAGGACAAACTGCATCAAG GCCCTGTGTTTGGAAACCAAGATCAGTTTCTTGGCCTGGCTATTTTTGTGGATTCCTTCCGCAATGACCTCCATGGAATGGAT CGCTCCTTCCCGTACATTTCGGCCATGGTGAACAACGGCTCAGTGAGTTACGACCACGGCAAAGATGGCCGCGCGTCGGAGCTGGGAGGCTGCTCGGCGGAGATCAGGAACCGGGAGCACGACACGTACCTCGCCATTCGCTACTCCAAAGGAAGACTCACT GTGATGGTTGATGTGGAGGACAAGAATGAATGGAAGGAGTGCATAGACATCGGAGGTGTTCGTCTTCCTACCGGATATTTCTTTGGTGCCTCAGCAGCTACAGGAGATCTGTCTG ACAACCATGACATCATCTCTATGAAGCTCTACCAGCTGATGGTAGAGCACACCCCCGAGGAGGAGAACCAGGACTGGACAAAGATCGAGCCCAGCGTCAGCCTCCTTAAATCCCCTAAAG ACAACATCGACGACCCTACTGGAAACTTCCGAGGCACTCCCCTCACTGGCTGGAAGGTCTTCCTGCTTCTGCTGTGCGCTCTGCTGGGAATCGTGGTGTGCGGCGTGGTGGGAGCTGTAGTTTTCCAGAAGCGACAGGAGAGGAACAAGAGGTTTTactga